The Vitis riparia cultivar Riparia Gloire de Montpellier isolate 1030 chromosome 10, EGFV_Vit.rip_1.0, whole genome shotgun sequence genome includes a region encoding these proteins:
- the LOC117923023 gene encoding uncharacterized protein LOC117923023, which translates to MDAVVVEDVHSGKDWIEAMKCMTDDFKASLQVLHEFDTDISVKGIEIKEMEEEMFCYIHEGGELVKTAVGVVEYKGGRTNCSVVSKNISQSEFVSKVCGALNLDSNSIKLEFTVKFDPSCLLPLHNDGDIVNMFKFNDMFCHVYISQCTECGDDLICPTSGPTSIVASNSAHVSSIGEPPLHISNESPTIQSFGFSQRCAMTNTVQLQPSRFEHSIVGSGHTFPNASEFRDAIYLMSLAGKFRYSYKRNSPKHMTVVCTIEDCPWKITARAIGDSNIVQVHTFRNVHNHCLEDVVLSQPLVRSTRASLVIDDVIRSTPEYQPRQICKDFVRQHGIQLTYLQAWQMKEKVKERIYGQPKNYYKLLPWMCERMLATNPGSSIELSYSDDDHFEKLFVAHSISIEGFVRGCQPIIAIDSAHMSGPYGGALFSATAYDANDSMFPLAFGVMSSENYAD; encoded by the exons ATGGATGCTGTAGTAGTTGAGGATGTACACTCTGGAAAGGACTGGATCGAG GCAATGAAGTGTATGACcgatgattttaaagcttcttTGCAAGTTCTTCACGAGTTTGATACTGATATTTCTGTGAAAGGGATTGAGATCAAG GAAATGGAAGAGGAGATGTTTTGTTACATTCATGAAGGTGGTGAGCTTGTTAAGACTGCTGTTGGGGTTGTTGAATATAAGGGAGGTCGGACCAATTGCAGTGTTGTTAGCAAGAATATCTCACAATCTGAATTCGTTTCAAAAGTATGTGGTGCACTGAACTTGGATTCCAATTCCATTAAATTGGAATTCACAGTCAAGTTTGACCCATCATGTCTATTGCCACTGCATAATGATGGCGACATAGTCAATATGTTCAAATTCAACGACATGTTTTGTCATGTCTACATCTCCCAGTGTACTGAATGTGGTGATGACCTCATTTGCCCTACTAG TGGCCCAACCTCCATTGTTGCTTCAAACTCAGCTCATGTTTCCTCTATTGGCGAGCCCCCATTACACATCTCTAATGAGTCGCCCACAATTCAGTCATTTGGGTTTTCCCAAAGATGTGCTATGACAAATACCGTTCAACTTCAACCAAGCCGGTTCGAACATTCAATTGTAGGTAGTGGACATACCTTCCCAAATGCGTCGGAGTTTCGAGATGCAATATATTTGATGTCTTTGGCTGGAAAATTTCGATATTCTTACAAAAGGAATAGTCCAAAACACATGACCGTAGTATGCACAATTGAAGATTGTCCTTGGAAAATCACTGCGCGTGCAATAGGGGATTCAAACATTGTTCAAGTACACACATTCCGAAATGTGCATAACCATTGCTTGGAAGATGTTGTCTTGTCTCAGCCTTTAGTGAGATCCACGCGTGCATCGTTGGTCATTGATGATGTTATTCGATCTACTCCTGAATACCAACCACGCCAAATTTGTAAGGACTTTGTAAGGCAACATGGCATCCAGTTAACTTACCTACAAGCATGGCAAATGAAGGAGAAGGTTAAGGAGCGCATTTATGGACAGCCCAAgaattattacaaattgttgCCATGGATGTGTGAAAGAATGCTTGCAACAAATCCGGGATCGAGTATTGAGTTGAGTTATTCCGATGACGACCATTTTGAGAAGCTTTTTGTTGCTCATTCAATATCTATCGAAGGGTTTGTAAGGGGGTGTCAACCAATCATTGCAATTGATTCGGCCCATATGAGTGGGCCTTATGGTGGTGCTCTATTTTCAGCCACCGCCTACGATGCTAATGACTCCATGTTCCCCTTAGCCTTTGGAGTGATGAGCTCGGAAAATTATGCAGATTAG
- the LOC117923024 gene encoding uncharacterized protein LOC117923024, whose amino-acid sequence MSKLASMLVKHEEESKNWKGCIGPKIEAKVQENIAKGTVYPVTPFKNGVFGVCIGRALLNVDILNRTCTCRGWQMLGIPCEHATAVIISIGQNVTDFVDDCYKYPMQELIYGGSFSGIETHDMPTVDDDGLVRSITGEVFFSLKPPHRKRAPGRPRKKRIESQYQDKRTVYCSRCHMSGHNRKTCKNPLP is encoded by the coding sequence ATGTCCAAGTTAGCTTCTATGCTTGTGAAGCATGAAGAAGAGTCCAAGAATTGGAAAGGGTGTATAGGGCCAAAAATTGAAGCTAAGGTGCAGGAAAATATTGCAAAGGGTACGGTGTATCCAGTCACGCCGTTCAAGAATGGAGTATTTGGGGTATGTATCGGGAGAGCCTTGTTGAATGTAGACATTCTGAACCGTACATGCACTTGTAGAGGTTGGCAAATGTTGGGAATCCCTTGTGAGCATGCCACAGCTGTCATTATTTCCATTGGTCAAAATGTTACTGATTTCGTCGATGATTGCTACAAATACCCAATGCAAGAGTTGATATATGGGGGCTCTTTCTCCGGCATAGAGACCCATGATATGCCTACTGTGGACGATGATGGTTTGGTTCGATCTATCACCGGGGAGGTGTTCTTCTCTCTAAAGCCTCCACATAGAAAGCGCGCTCCCGGAAGGCCAAGGAAGAAGCGCATTGAGTCTCAATATCAAGATAAACGGACTGTTTATTGCTCTCGTTGTCATATGTCCGGCCACAACAGAAAAACCTGCAAAAATCCTTTGCCCTAA
- the LOC117923027 gene encoding uncharacterized protein LOC117923027, which yields MATEKRKRKEHVPPTYTQVKLPKSRCSGKKFINAIARLAPEKQQAIREMGFGGLLNFACRELRYELCAWLISQYDFTYHRLNMETGNAITVNEEHVNRVMGIPNSGQDVVILKRTAPSNRTYTLRVLEQNLENLPVCDDFLKSFLIFSCATLLAPNSKLEGSHDLWDTIWDGDVGVQRNWAKFLLKHLEDGIKEYRQKQPTYIRGCLMFLQLFYMAYFYMPSVNVEVTSPLAAAWTDDVMKRRLAAEISTFGGYGYVHAQERAQSTANMNVPSVASTSTANDDATEVIEARVIDTSDSMLRLASSLARDVAALRSRRSGSEGISSIPCPNAEQHAEYQPRRETPGKQTSADEMEPQDSLVPTPHSPIGMEPSPEATHSDPMSPQSHAEPSLPAQVTIEEARECDSVGGSGNQAIKPSSIKRFKRTGKRIVKRPPTCKSPFVTQCVKQFPKIPHAHRVVADYALAEIGDPSEILCEMFGMYITREEISCLNAGRWVNSVIVALFCRMMNGQQAPPARTHYFDPSFSVILTNLKTNATSQVIMDRCRMYLDADVHPSL from the exons ATGGCaacagaaaagagaaaaaggaaggagCATGTTCCACCAACATACACACAG GTTAAGCTTCCTAAGTCCCGATGTTCTGGGAAGAAATTCATAAATGCCATTGCACGCCTAGCCCCTGAAAAACAGCAAGCCATTAGAGAGATGGGCTTTGGGGGCCTACTGAATTTTGCTTGTCGCGAACTAAGATATGAGCTATGCGCGTGGCTCATATCTCAATATGACTTTACCTACCATAGACTTAATATGGAAACCGGCAATGCTATCACTGTCAATGAAGAACATGTGAATAGAGTGATGGGCATCCCTAACTCCGGGCAAGACGTGGTTATCCTTAAGAGAACAGCCCCGTCCAATCGCACATACACTCTCAGGGTACTGGAGCAAAACCTTGAGAATTTGCCCGTGtgtgatgattttttaaaatcatttttaattttttcatgtgcCACTCTACTGGCACCTAACTCTAAGCTTGAAGGAAGCCATGACCTTTGGGACACCATATGGGATGGTGATGTTGGTGTCCAAAGGAATTGGGCAAAGTTTCTGCTGAAACACTTAGAAGATGGAATCAAGGAATATCGACAAAAGCAGCCTACTTACATCCGAGGCTGCCTCATGTTCCTCCAG CTGTTCTACATGGCATATTTCTACATGCCATCAGTCAATGTTGAAGTGACCAGCCCGCTAGCTGCTGCATGGACTGACGATGTAATGAAACGCCGATTAGCAGCTGAAATATCAACATTCGGTGGTTATGGATATGTGCAT GCACAGGAGCGAGCACAAAGCACAGCCAATATGAATGTACCATCAGTAGCCTCAACCTCTACAGCGAATGACGATGCTACAGAG GTTATTGAAGCCCGTGTCATTGACACATCGGATAGTATGCTACGATTAGCTTCCTCTCTGGCGCGGGATGTTGCTGCACTACGTTCCCGCCGAAGTGGATCGGAGGGGATATCTTCAATCCCTTGCCCAAATGCAGAGCAACACGCTGAATATCAACCAAGGCGCGAAACACCGGGCAAGCAGACGTCAGCTGATGAAATGGAACCACAAGATAGCCTCGTACCAACCCCCCATTCTCCAATTGGAATGGAACCGTCACCAGAAGCCACTCATTCCGACCCAATGTCCCCACAGTCTCATGCAGAGCCATCGCTTCCAGCACAAGTGACAATAGAAGAAGCGCGAGAATGTGATAGTGTAGGTGGGAGTGGTAATCAAGCCATTAAACCTTCATCTATCAAGAGATTTAAGCGGACTGGTAAGAGGATTGTGAAGCGTCCTCCCACTTGCAAAAGTCCATTTGTCACCCAATGTGTAAAACAATTCCCTAAAATCCCCCATGCTCATCGGGTAGTAGCGGACTACGCTTTGGCAGAAATTGGTGATCCTAG CGAGATTTTATGCGAGATGTTTGGGATGTACATTACCCGAGAAGAAATTTCTTGTCTAAATGCAGGCCGATGGGTTAATTCAGTA ATTGTGGCGCTTTTCTGTCGCATGATGAATGGACAGCAAGCACCACCAGCGCGCACCCACTATTTTGATCCTTCGTTCTCG GTGATTCTGACCAACTTGAAAACAAATGCAACCAGCCAGGTGATCATGGATAGATGTCGCATGTATCTGGATGCTG ATGTTCATCCCAGTTTGTGA